The following proteins come from a genomic window of Pirellula staleyi DSM 6068:
- a CDS encoding tyrosine-protein phosphatase: MVLWQTLSRIVAVACYAVTLLLRDRPPLPSAHRTDTPVGHGHKEEVTFMRGYRDFVSLSSARLESRKLFLCLGDKNQLPAVFHCTTEKDRTGWATAALLTLLGVPRDKVMEDFLRSKEYIIPKYKPVIDGFAEAGGGKAIPATILGVKKEYLKAAFDEMEKKYDTIENYFSDGLGINTARQRALRELYLE, encoded by the coding sequence GTTGCTTGCTACGCTGTCACGCTTCTCCTGCGTGATAGGCCGCCCCTGCCGAGCGCTCATCGGACGGACACCCCAGTCGGGCACGGCCATAAGGAGGAGGTGACCTTTATGCGAGGCTATCGCGACTTTGTATCGCTTTCGAGCGCTCGGCTGGAATCTCGCAAGCTATTCCTTTGCCTCGGCGACAAGAACCAATTGCCCGCTGTCTTCCATTGTACCACCGAGAAGGATCGGACTGGCTGGGCAACTGCCGCCCTGCTGACCCTGTTGGGTGTGCCTCGGGACAAGGTGATGGAAGATTTCCTGCGTAGCAAGGAGTACATCATTCCCAAGTACAAGCCGGTCATCGACGGTTTCGCCGAGGCTGGAGGGGGTAAAGCAATCCCTGCGACCATTCTCGGTGTGAAGAAGGAGTATCTCAAAGCGGCATTCGATGAGATGGAAAAGAAGTACGACACCATTGAAAACTACTTTTCTGACGGGTTAGGCATTAACACCGCCAGACAACGGGCCTTAAGAGAACTGTATCTTGAGTGA